A section of the Scylla paramamosain isolate STU-SP2022 chromosome 33, ASM3559412v1, whole genome shotgun sequence genome encodes:
- the LOC135089835 gene encoding N(4)-(Beta-N-acetylglucosaminyl)-L-asparaginase-like isoform X1 — protein sequence MLSPCIPARRHHLGTMGGVLQGLVLLLTPPLLIHGCKPIVINTWNFTNATAKAWEILRQGEGTAVDAVERGCTVCEELQCDGTVGFGGSPDETGETTLDAMIMDGTTHDVGAVADLRRVKGAMAVARSVMEHTTHTLLVGEQATRFALMMGFPEENLTTPASVKMHEEWLRNNCQPNFWVNVSPDPTTSCGPYQPSNASKNTKESTAKEGGNFSQLNHDTIGMIALDSQGHIAGGTSTNGARNKIPGRVGDSPIPGSGAYVDKFVGGAAATGDGDVMMRFLPALVAVEGMRAGLSPHKAAEMAIYRVAQYYPDFMGAVVALNMKGEYGAACHGIDHFPYSVASRETDVVEVKTTSCVE from the exons ATGCTGTCCCCGTGTATCCCCGCCAG GCGTCACCACCTCGGTACCATGGGAGGCGTTTTGCAAGgcttggtgctgctgctgacgCCGCCTCTGCTCATTCATGGCTGCAAGCCCATCGTGATCAACACTTGGAACTTTACCAACGCCACAGCCAAAG CTTGGGAGATCCTGCGGCAGGGCGAAGGCACGGCGGTGGACGCGGTGGAGCGAGGGTGCACTGTGTGCGAGGAGCTGCAGTGTGACGGCACCGTGGGGTTTGGAGGCAGCCCAGATGAGACAGGAGAGACCACACTCGATGCTATGATTATGGACGG GACCACTCATGATGTGGGCGCCGTGGCGGACCTGCGCAGAGTGAAGGGGGCCATGGCCGTGGCCCGCAGCGTGAtggaacacaccacacacaccctgttaGTGGGGGAGCAGGCCACGCGCTTCGCCCTCATGATGGGCTTCCCCGAGGAGAACCTGACCACTCCTGCCTCGGTGAAGATGCACGAGGAGTGGCTCAGGAACAACTGTCAGCCTAACTTCTGGGTGAACGTGTCGCCAGACCCCACCACCTCCTGCGGACCCTACCAGCCTAGTAATGCAAGCAAGAATACTAAGGAATCTACTGCCAAGGAGGGAGGCAACTTCAGCCAACTCAACCACGACACCATTGGAATGATCGCCCTCGATTCCCAGGGCCACATAGCTGGTGGAACTTCAACTAACGGTGCGCGCAACAAGATTCCAGGCAGGGTAGGAGACTCGCCCATCCCAGGCAGCGGCGCCTATGTAGACAAGTTTGTGGGAGGGGCAGCGGCCACAGGTGACGGCGACGTGATGATGAGGTTCCTGCCAGCCCTGGTCGCTGTGGAGGGGATGCGTGCAGGCTTGAGTCCCCACAAAGCAGCAGAGATGGCCATCTACAGAGTGGCTCAGTATTACCCAGACTTCATGGGCGCCGTGGTGGCTCTCAATATGAAAGGAGAGTACGGTGCCGCTTGTCATGGCATCGACCACTTTCCTTACTCCGTGGCCAGTAGAGAAACTGATGTCGTAGAGGTGAAGACAACTTCCTGCGTAGAATAA
- the LOC135089835 gene encoding N(4)-(Beta-N-acetylglucosaminyl)-L-asparaginase-like isoform X2 yields the protein MGGVLQGLVLLLTPPLLIHGCKPIVINTWNFTNATAKAWEILRQGEGTAVDAVERGCTVCEELQCDGTVGFGGSPDETGETTLDAMIMDGTTHDVGAVADLRRVKGAMAVARSVMEHTTHTLLVGEQATRFALMMGFPEENLTTPASVKMHEEWLRNNCQPNFWVNVSPDPTTSCGPYQPSNASKNTKESTAKEGGNFSQLNHDTIGMIALDSQGHIAGGTSTNGARNKIPGRVGDSPIPGSGAYVDKFVGGAAATGDGDVMMRFLPALVAVEGMRAGLSPHKAAEMAIYRVAQYYPDFMGAVVALNMKGEYGAACHGIDHFPYSVASRETDVVEVKTTSCVE from the exons ATGGGAGGCGTTTTGCAAGgcttggtgctgctgctgacgCCGCCTCTGCTCATTCATGGCTGCAAGCCCATCGTGATCAACACTTGGAACTTTACCAACGCCACAGCCAAAG CTTGGGAGATCCTGCGGCAGGGCGAAGGCACGGCGGTGGACGCGGTGGAGCGAGGGTGCACTGTGTGCGAGGAGCTGCAGTGTGACGGCACCGTGGGGTTTGGAGGCAGCCCAGATGAGACAGGAGAGACCACACTCGATGCTATGATTATGGACGG GACCACTCATGATGTGGGCGCCGTGGCGGACCTGCGCAGAGTGAAGGGGGCCATGGCCGTGGCCCGCAGCGTGAtggaacacaccacacacaccctgttaGTGGGGGAGCAGGCCACGCGCTTCGCCCTCATGATGGGCTTCCCCGAGGAGAACCTGACCACTCCTGCCTCGGTGAAGATGCACGAGGAGTGGCTCAGGAACAACTGTCAGCCTAACTTCTGGGTGAACGTGTCGCCAGACCCCACCACCTCCTGCGGACCCTACCAGCCTAGTAATGCAAGCAAGAATACTAAGGAATCTACTGCCAAGGAGGGAGGCAACTTCAGCCAACTCAACCACGACACCATTGGAATGATCGCCCTCGATTCCCAGGGCCACATAGCTGGTGGAACTTCAACTAACGGTGCGCGCAACAAGATTCCAGGCAGGGTAGGAGACTCGCCCATCCCAGGCAGCGGCGCCTATGTAGACAAGTTTGTGGGAGGGGCAGCGGCCACAGGTGACGGCGACGTGATGATGAGGTTCCTGCCAGCCCTGGTCGCTGTGGAGGGGATGCGTGCAGGCTTGAGTCCCCACAAAGCAGCAGAGATGGCCATCTACAGAGTGGCTCAGTATTACCCAGACTTCATGGGCGCCGTGGTGGCTCTCAATATGAAAGGAGAGTACGGTGCCGCTTGTCATGGCATCGACCACTTTCCTTACTCCGTGGCCAGTAGAGAAACTGATGTCGTAGAGGTGAAGACAACTTCCTGCGTAGAATAA
- the LOC135089842 gene encoding large ribosomal subunit protein uL23m-like isoform X1 has protein sequence MEEEAKQLVRNSSGPKLPQHNNMSTRWYPLYQFGNPQLRVFLPNFFMKLVKPRDPLPANVVQFHVSMQMTKIDIKNYLEKIYNIPVEHVVTHVRMGKLSRTSVGGYVVKDDDYKVVYITLPKGEKFEFPNLFPEAKEQEREKQKEDMKILEKEWKQKSQRNTNRPGVPSWFGL, from the exons atggaggaggaggcaaaacag CTGGTCCGAAATAGCAGTGGACCGAAATTGCCTCAGCACAACAACATGTCCACGAGATG GTATCCATTGTATCAATTCGGAAACCCCCAGCTGAGGGTGTTCCTGCCCAACTTCTTCATGAAACTTGTCAAGCCCCGTGACCCGCTGCCTGCCAACGTGGTCCAGTTCCACGTGTCGATGCAGATGACCAAGATTGACATCAAGAACTACCTGGAGAAGATATACAACATCCCTGTGGAGCATGTTGTCACCCACGTCAGGATGG GTAAATTGTCCCGGACTTCAGTGGGAGGGTACGTTGTGAAGGATGATGATTACAAGGTGGTGTACATAACCCTG CCCAAGGGAGAGAAGTTTGAGTTTCCAAATCTTTTCCCTGAAGCCAAGgaacaggagagggagaagcagaaagaagacATGAAGATTCTCGAGAAGGAATGGAAGCAGAAATCTCAGCGGAACACCAACAGGCCGGGTGTGCCCAGCTGGTTTGGGTTGTAG
- the LOC135089842 gene encoding large ribosomal subunit protein uL23m-like isoform X2 — protein sequence MSTRWYPLYQFGNPQLRVFLPNFFMKLVKPRDPLPANVVQFHVSMQMTKIDIKNYLEKIYNIPVEHVVTHVRMGKLSRTSVGGYVVKDDDYKVVYITLPKGEKFEFPNLFPEAKEQEREKQKEDMKILEKEWKQKSQRNTNRPGVPSWFGL from the exons ATGTCCACGAGATG GTATCCATTGTATCAATTCGGAAACCCCCAGCTGAGGGTGTTCCTGCCCAACTTCTTCATGAAACTTGTCAAGCCCCGTGACCCGCTGCCTGCCAACGTGGTCCAGTTCCACGTGTCGATGCAGATGACCAAGATTGACATCAAGAACTACCTGGAGAAGATATACAACATCCCTGTGGAGCATGTTGTCACCCACGTCAGGATGG GTAAATTGTCCCGGACTTCAGTGGGAGGGTACGTTGTGAAGGATGATGATTACAAGGTGGTGTACATAACCCTG CCCAAGGGAGAGAAGTTTGAGTTTCCAAATCTTTTCCCTGAAGCCAAGgaacaggagagggagaagcagaaagaagacATGAAGATTCTCGAGAAGGAATGGAAGCAGAAATCTCAGCGGAACACCAACAGGCCGGGTGTGCCCAGCTGGTTTGGGTTGTAG
- the LOC135089844 gene encoding ribonuclease kappa-like, translating into MKICGPKCSLCCTLLSAWGIVQLGIMAVLFWVKSPAFIEDLSIPEEAHHNAGEFVDALDRSYKTIAQNCGIAAGMYVITLIISGWQVMVNKRS; encoded by the exons ATGAAGATTTGTGGGCCTAAGTGCTCCTTGTGCTGCACTCTGCTTAGTGCGTGGGGCATCGTACAGCTG ggaATCATGGCTGTTCTGTTCTGGGTGAAGTCTCCAGCCTTCATCGAGGACCTGTCCATCCCAGAGGAGGCTCACCACAACGCCGGGGAGTTCGTTGACGCCCTGGACAGATCCTACAAGACG ATTGCTCAAAACTGTGGTATTGCTGCCGGTATGTACGTCATCACTCTCATCATCTCCGGCTGGCAAGTCATGGTTAACAAGAGAAGTTAG